Proteins from a genomic interval of Heteronotia binoei isolate CCM8104 ecotype False Entrance Well chromosome 5, APGP_CSIRO_Hbin_v1, whole genome shotgun sequence:
- the RPL29 gene encoding large ribosomal subunit protein eL29 yields the protein MAKSKNHTTHNQSRKWHRNGIKKPRSHRYESLKGVDPKFLRNMRFAKKHNKKGLKKMRANNAK from the exons ATGGCCAAGTCCAAGAACCACACCACTCACAACCAGT CTCGCAAATGGCACAGAAATGGCATTAAGAAGCCCAGATCACATAGATACGAATCTCTAAAGGGG GTTGATCCCAAGTTCCTGAGGAACATGCGCTTTGCAAAGAAACATAACAAGAAAGGGCTGAAAAAAATGCGAGCAAACAATGCCAAGTAA